The Deinococcus depolymerans nucleotide sequence ACAGGCGGGGTTCTGACAGACGAAACTCTCGAGTGGGAGCTCTTTTGACACGTCCGGGGATAGGCCCCGGACGCTCCCATTTCAGTGGTGTCGGGCATAGTTCCAGCCAACTACCCTCTTTCCAGTGGGGAGACCTGACCGCCCTGACCGCCTGACAGAAATTATGAGAAAGCGTCCCCGGTAGGGGACACTTTCTGTTTGTGAAGACCGAAAATGCCACCGGGGACGCCTCACGACTCTACCAAGCCATCCTGCCTCATCTCCAGGGTGCCCTGTGGAACGACGTTCGCAACGCCCATACCCTCGCCTGGATGATCACGGGAATGCTGCTCTCAAGGCGCAGCACACCCTCTTTCTGGCTCCCTCACGTTCACTCCCGCGCAGCGTTCGCGCAGAGCAGCGAACGCCGCTTTCAGCGCTGGTTATGCAATAAGCACTTCAACCGAGCCTGCTCTACGGTCCGATCATCACTCGCGCACTCCGCGAGTGGGGCCAGGACACCCTGGTCCTCGCCCTGGATACCAGCGTCCTGTTCGAGAAATTCTGCCTCATCCGGGTATCCGTCCTGTTCCGTGGGCGGGCCGTTCCACTGGTGTCCCGGGTGCTCGGGCATTCCAGTGCACAGGTCGATACGGACGAATTGCTCCCGGTGCTCGCAGAGACCAAAGGTCTCCTAGACTTTGTGGGCATTCGTCAGGTCCGCCTGCTGGCGGACCGGGGTTTCTGCGATACCGACCTGATGGCATGGCTCCAGCACTGCGGATGGACTTACCGCATCCGTATCAAATCCACCCTGATCCTCAGCACGCCAGACGGGCAGCGCCTCTGCAAGATCAGCGACGTGAAACTCCAACCGAGGGAAACGGCGTGCTTCCACCATGTGCGTCTGACCGGACGGCAATTCGGGCCGGTGCACGTCGTTCTAGGTCGTCCATCAGACGACCCGGAGCAATGGCAGGTGGTGAGCAACGAGCCCACCAGCGTGGAAACCTTTGGCGAGTACGGCGAGCGCTTCCAGATCGAGGAAGGGTTCCTAGACGAGAAAAGCGGCCTGTTCGAGCTGGAAGCGTCCAAGCTGCGGGATGTGAACAGCCTGGAACGGCTGGTCATGGTGATCTCGGTGGCGATGTTGGTGCTGGTGTCCGAAGCGCTGGACGTGGTGGAGCGTGGGGATCGACGCGTCGTCGATCCCCACTGGCAGCGCGGATTGAGCTACCTGAAGATTGGGCACAAAGCGATGAGCTACGCGCTGAGTCGAGGTCAGAGGTTCTTCAGAACCCTGAGATTGCATGGTGGCCCGGACCCCGAGCCACCGAAACCCAGAAAGCGTGGCCAGCCGTCCTCGTTGGAAGCACTCAAGAACGGCTGGCACGTCAGTTTTCACTTCATCTCATAAAATCTGTCAGGCCGTCAGGTGGGGAGACTGGGAGTGATTCGAGGTCTCTATTCAACACTGTCCAGATTCTGGGGAGCAGACCACACACTCCGGTCCCCCTGCACGAGGCGGAAGTCCGGCAGAATCACGCCCCCGGGCACCGGCACGAGGTCCACCTCGCGTTCGAGCGTCCAGGGCGTGTCGAGTTTCGCGAATCGCTCTGCGCATCCGCTCTCCAGAGTTCCCCACGCCTGTGGGGATGGCCCGTGGGACAGCATGGACAGAAACATAACCACCCGGAGTTCCCCACGCCGCTGCATGGCGACTCCTTGAAAGTGCCGGGAATGCGGCGTGTCGGCACTTTCTGGCGGAGAGCCATACGGCCGGGGATGTGGTTCAGGGAGAGCCCCGGCGTGCCCTGTGAGGCGAAAAAGGGGAAGTGCCAGTGCCGAGCATCAGACTGGCCTTTCCCGGTCAAGCGCACTGTCCTGGGGTCGCGGCGCCTGGAACCGGTGAGCCGCAGGAGGTCACAGTGGTCGCCGACCACGAACTTGAGGACCGAATAGAATGGATGGGTGACGACCCTGACTTCCCCCACGGTGCTGGATCAGCTCAAAGCGCTGGCGCAGGATACCCGCTATGAACTCGTGCGGCATCTGGCCCAGGGTGAACGTTGTGTCTGCGACCTGGAAGCCCTGCTGGATCTTCCGCAGTCCAAGGTGTCCTATCACCTGAGTCTGCTCAAGGAAGCGGGGCTGGTGACTGCGGAACAGCGCGGCAAGAATATGTACTACACCTTGAAGACCGGTCCGTTGTTTCTGCTGGGTGGGCAGCTCCTCGCTGATCTCTTTTCAGATCATCCGCACCTGACACATCAAGTCAAATCGGTGTGTTAGCGTCAGCGTATGATCCGCGTCCTGATTCTCTGCACGCACAACTCGGCCCGGTCCCAGATGGCCGAAGCCCTCACCCGGGATGCTGCCCGGCGCCTCGGCGTCGATCTGGACGTGCATTCCGCCGGCACGGAAGCCACCCGCGTCAAGGACGACGCGAAAACCGTCATGGCTGAACTCGGCCTGGACCTGAGCACGCACACCAGCAAGACCCTCTGGGACGTCCCGGACGCCCAGAACTTCGATTACGTGGTGACCGTGTGCGACAGTGCCGCCGAAGCGTGCCCCGCGTACCCCGGCAAGACCACCCGGCGGCACTACCCCTTCGTGGATCCCTCGGGCGGCAGCCTCGACCGCTGGCGCGCCGTGCGTGACCAGCAGAAGGCGCAGTTCGGGGCGTTCGTGCAGGCGCTGAAGGACGGCCGGGACGTGCCGGCCACGTACGAGGACAGCCCCGCCGTCCCGGTGGCCTGAGGTGGGCGTTCCCCTCTCCCGGGCGGTCACTGCAGAAGGGCTGGGCACCTTCGCCCTGGTGTTCTTCGGCCCTGGCGCGGCTGTCGTGCAGGCCCAGACCGGTGCCCTGGGTCACCTCGGGGTCGCGGCCGTCTTCGGCCTGACCGTCACGGCCGTGATCGCCGCACTGGCCCCCATCAGTGGCGCTCATATCAACCCGGCCGCGACGTTTGCGCTGACGCTCGCCGGTCAGTTCCCGAGAGCGCGCGTGCTGCCGTATGTCGCTGCTCAATTGCTCGGTGCGTCCCTGGCGGCCTTCACGCTGCTGGCCCTGTTCGACCTGAAGGGCAACCTGGGCGTCACCCTGCCGGCCGGGAGCGTGACGCAGGCGTTCGTGCTTGAAGTGATCCTGACCTTCTTCCTGCTTCTGGTGGCGCTGCGTTCCGGGTTGCCGTGGGTGGTCGGCGGTGTCGTCGCGCTGGAGGCCGCGATGGGTGGTCCGATCACCGGGGCGAGCATGAACCCCGCGCGTTCCTTCGGCCCGGCGCTGGCCAGCGGCATCTGGACGGCCCACTGGCTGTACTGGGTCGCGCCCCTGCTGGGTGCGGCGCTCGCGGTTGCCGTCAATCACCTGCTCGCGCCCACGGCCCCGGTCAAACCTCAGCCGCAGCAGGCGCAGGAATTCGTGCCTGAAGGAGATCCGGCGTGAAGATCGCGGTCTTTGGCGACGTGCACGGCAACCGCTTCGCGCTTGAGGCGGTCGCCAGGGACATCGAGGCGCATCAGCCGGACGTCTGGGTGAACCTGGGGGATCAGCTGTTCGGCGGCGCCGATCCAGCCGGCGCGTGGCACCTCCAGCAGCAGCTCAGGGCGCAGCACGGGGTTCTGGAGGTGCGGGGCAACACGGACGAACGCCTCGGCCAGCCTCTGACCGAAACGACTGAGAAACGCGAGATGCTCGCGTGGCTGCACGCTCAGCTCCCTGAAGGGGCAGGCGCGTCCGTCGCGGCCCTGCCGACCAGTGTCACTCTGACGGGCGGGGAGGTGCTCGCGGCGCACGGCACGCCAGACTCCGCGTGGACGTACCTCCTGCGTGACGGGAAGGCCTGGGCCAGTGACGACCTCGTGCAGGAACGCCTGGGTGACACTGGGAACGCCCGCGTGGTGATCGTGGGGCACTCGCACCTGGAGCACGTGCGCCAGATCGGTTCCCTGACGGTCGTCAACGCCGGCGCGGTGTCACGGCAGAAAGACGGCTCCCCGCTGGCGCGCTGGGTGCTGCTCGAGGGCGGGGACGGGATCTGGACGGTGACGTTCCGGCGAGTGCCGTACGACACCGAGTCGGCCGCCCGGTGGGCCGAGAAGCACGCGTATCAGGGCGCGAGGGAAGCGGCGCAGCTGCGCGCCGGGAAGATCTCGAAATGAAACGCTACGACGTGGTCATCGTGGGGGCGGCCCCGCCGGGCTGACCGCCGCGATCCACACCGGCCGCGCCAGGGCCGTGCCACCGCCCACGCTGCCTGCGGCTTCACGGGTGAGGGTGTCTGCACCTGCGACGTCCAGGAACGCCTGGGACTCTGGCAGCCCACCACCAGCCACCACATGAAGATCCTCGTCGGGGCCGGTCCCGTCACCACCGAGAAACGCAGCAGGTGGACGTACCGCACCCTCAGCGACCAGGGCCTGCACCTCGCGCGCTCCGCTCGCCCGACCGACGCCGGACCGCCCGACCCCACCCGTGACCGTGCCGCTGCCGGTCTCCACCTCCTCCTGCCTGACCTGCTGATCATTTCCCCTTCTGCACCGAAGGGCGTCGATAAGGAGATCCGTTATGACCCGAACCCTGCCGCTGCCCACCCTGCCGCTGCCCATTCCCGGCCTCAGCGAGTGCACCACCACGGGCGCCCTGATCACTGCCCTGCGCACCCTGCCGCAGCGACCCTTGCAATTCCACCTGCACGGGCAAGTGCTCGTCCCGGCCGGCTATCACGTCACCGAGGTCAAGGCCGTCACCATCGAAGCGATGGACTGCGGCGGGACGGCCAACGCCTGGCGGGAGACCGTCATTCAGCTCATGGACGGCAGTGCCGAGGAAGCGAAGGCCGGCTTCATGACCAACCGCAAGTTCCTGGCCATCTACGACCGCGTCGTCAAGCACATCCCCGTGCGCGACGAGGCCGAAGTGCGCTTTGAATACGGCAGTACCAGCGCTCCTGCCCTGCAGTACCACGTCACCCACATCGACATTCAACCCGACGCGATCACCGTTCACCTGCGCACACCGGGCGTCCGGTGCAAGGCGGGAGACGCCTGCGGCCTCCCCGCCGGTGCGGCCGGTGCGGCCGGTGACAGCTGTGAGCCTGCCTCCGGCTGCTGCGCCCAGGCACCCGTCACCCTCGGTTGATGAGCTTCAGGGCAGTGTCCACGGGGACGCGTGGACACTGCCCGTCTTCCGTGTGGGCTGTGAACGGTTCCGGCCGCCCCTGCGTTGGCGGCCGGAACTGGGGGTTCAGGCGGGGGTCAGCGGACCGTGAAGGCGAAGGGCACTTCGACCGTGGTGGCCTTGCGGTCGGGGGCGCTCACGACGACGTTCAGGGTGCCGGTCACGTCGGTTCCCGCGGTGGGTTTCTGCGTGAAGACGAGTTCCACGCAGCCCTGCGCGCGGAAGGCGTTGTACATCCGATCGAAGAACCCGTCGAGTGCGGCGGCGTCGCTTGCCTTCTGAAACAGGCCGCCAGTGGCGGTGGTGATGTCCTCAAGGGCGCTGAAGTCGAGGGTGTTCTGCGCGTCCAGCCCGATGGCGTACACCTTGGTGCCGTTGGCGCGGGCGGTGTTAATCGCTTCCTGGTACTGGTTGACGTAAGCGTTGTCTTCTCCGTCGGTGAGGATCAGCACGGAGCCGTTGCTGCCGCCTGTTCGTTTGACGAGCGTACTGGCGTCCACGATGGCGCCGTACAGCGGCGTCGTCCCGCGCGCGAACGTGGCCCGGTCAACGCCGCTGTTCAGGAGTGCCTGGTCCGCCGTGAAGTCCTGCCACAGGTAGGACACCCTGAGGCCGGCGTTGGGGGGCGTGCTGGCATCGAAGGACGCGACGGCGGCGCGGTCCTGACTGCTCATGCGGGC carries:
- a CDS encoding transposase, with amino-acid sequence MGIRQVRLLADRGFCDTDLMAWLQHCGWTYRIRIKSTLILSTPDGQRLCKISDVKLQPRETACFHHVRLTGRQFGPVHVVLGRPSDDPEQWQVVSNEPTSVETFGEYGERFQIEEGFLDEKSGLFELEASKLRDVNSLERLVMVISVAMLVLVSEALDVVERGDRRVVDPHWQRGLSYLKIGHKAMSYALSRGQRFFRTLRLHGGPDPEPPKPRKRGQPSSLEALKNGWHVSFHFIS
- a CDS encoding metalloregulator ArsR/SmtB family transcription factor, whose amino-acid sequence is MTTLTSPTVLDQLKALAQDTRYELVRHLAQGERCVCDLEALLDLPQSKVSYHLSLLKEAGLVTAEQRGKNMYYTLKTGPLFLLGGQLLADLFSDHPHLTHQVKSVC
- a CDS encoding arsenate reductase ArsC; translation: MIRVLILCTHNSARSQMAEALTRDAARRLGVDLDVHSAGTEATRVKDDAKTVMAELGLDLSTHTSKTLWDVPDAQNFDYVVTVCDSAAEACPAYPGKTTRRHYPFVDPSGGSLDRWRAVRDQQKAQFGAFVQALKDGRDVPATYEDSPAVPVA
- a CDS encoding MIP/aquaporin family protein, with product MGVPLSRAVTAEGLGTFALVFFGPGAAVVQAQTGALGHLGVAAVFGLTVTAVIAALAPISGAHINPAATFALTLAGQFPRARVLPYVAAQLLGASLAAFTLLALFDLKGNLGVTLPAGSVTQAFVLEVILTFFLLLVALRSGLPWVVGGVVALEAAMGGPITGASMNPARSFGPALASGIWTAHWLYWVAPLLGAALAVAVNHLLAPTAPVKPQPQQAQEFVPEGDPA
- a CDS encoding metallophosphoesterase family protein gives rise to the protein MKIAVFGDVHGNRFALEAVARDIEAHQPDVWVNLGDQLFGGADPAGAWHLQQQLRAQHGVLEVRGNTDERLGQPLTETTEKREMLAWLHAQLPEGAGASVAALPTSVTLTGGEVLAAHGTPDSAWTYLLRDGKAWASDDLVQERLGDTGNARVVIVGHSHLEHVRQIGSLTVVNAGAVSRQKDGSPLARWVLLEGGDGIWTVTFRRVPYDTESAARWAEKHAYQGAREAAQLRAGKISK
- a CDS encoding DUF6428 family protein → MTRTLPLPTLPLPIPGLSECTTTGALITALRTLPQRPLQFHLHGQVLVPAGYHVTEVKAVTIEAMDCGGTANAWRETVIQLMDGSAEEAKAGFMTNRKFLAIYDRVVKHIPVRDEAEVRFEYGSTSAPALQYHVTHIDIQPDAITVHLRTPGVRCKAGDACGLPAGAAGAAGDSCEPASGCCAQAPVTLG
- a CDS encoding vWA domain-containing protein — encoded protein: MNKVLLTSLLLTTGLLASCTRELAPTTPAATTGTVNGVRVVNATTYQVGFTPLNNTSIVTNGKLDSAAVKTISAGTATARVCGQVQVQDTITAAISLDSTGSMTTTDPNKLRSQAAKRFIARMSSQDRAAVASFDASTPPNAGLRVSYLWQDFTADQALLNSGVDRATFARGTTPLYGAIVDASTLVKRTGGSNGSVLILTDGEDNAYVNQYQEAINTARANGTKVYAIGLDAQNTLDFSALEDITTATGGLFQKASDAAALDGFFDRMYNAFRAQGCVELVFTQKPTAGTDVTGTLNVVVSAPDRKATTVEVPFAFTVR